A genome region from Geobacter pickeringii includes the following:
- a CDS encoding aminopeptidase produces the protein MYREPFKSLFEVNMGVRQGERIIVFGDTVRADETSSAADRERRLRLLEVAGEAARFADETYGATTFVSFPATAASGAEPPEPLWQAVFGEAIVDLLAREGLLARLLAKQATTAEVERAREIVAAHRHDVADVIIALSNNSTSHTRFRALANAAGGRFASLPHFDPDMFFTSMQVDWPRLAVRTGRLAEAVNAAVEIVVESPNGTRMTFGKGGRMAEGDDGLLIEPGSFGNLPAGEVYLAPVEGTSEGVMVLEYGPTRALASPLELVVRQGRVVEIRGDEPHRATLERKFAESELNRNIAELGIGTNDRASRPDNILEAEKILGTIHIALGDNSGFGGTVQTPFHEDYVFYRPTLTAVAADGTATVLLRDGKLLLPD, from the coding sequence ATGTACCGGGAACCGTTCAAATCACTCTTTGAAGTCAACATGGGGGTACGACAGGGAGAACGTATCATCGTTTTCGGCGATACGGTCCGCGCCGACGAGACCTCCTCTGCGGCAGACCGGGAACGGCGGCTCCGCCTCCTGGAGGTCGCGGGGGAAGCGGCACGGTTCGCCGACGAGACCTATGGCGCCACCACATTCGTATCCTTCCCCGCCACGGCGGCATCGGGAGCAGAGCCGCCGGAACCCCTCTGGCAGGCAGTCTTCGGCGAAGCGATCGTTGACCTGCTGGCCCGGGAAGGGCTCCTGGCGCGGCTTCTGGCCAAGCAGGCCACGACGGCCGAGGTGGAGCGGGCGCGGGAAATCGTCGCTGCCCACCGGCACGACGTTGCGGACGTGATCATCGCCCTCTCCAACAACTCCACAAGCCATACGCGCTTCCGCGCGCTGGCAAATGCCGCGGGAGGACGCTTTGCAAGCCTTCCCCACTTCGATCCCGACATGTTCTTCACCTCCATGCAGGTCGACTGGCCCCGCCTCGCCGTGCGTACCGGCAGGCTTGCGGAGGCCGTCAACGCCGCCGTCGAAATAGTGGTGGAGAGCCCCAACGGAACCCGGATGACGTTCGGCAAAGGGGGGCGGATGGCAGAGGGGGACGACGGGCTGCTCATCGAGCCGGGAAGTTTCGGCAATCTTCCGGCGGGAGAGGTCTACCTGGCCCCGGTGGAAGGGACCAGCGAGGGGGTAATGGTCCTGGAGTACGGGCCGACCCGTGCGCTCGCCTCTCCGCTCGAACTGGTGGTGCGCCAGGGAAGAGTGGTGGAGATCCGGGGTGACGAGCCTCACCGGGCGACCCTGGAGCGAAAATTCGCGGAGAGCGAACTGAACCGGAACATCGCCGAGCTCGGCATCGGGACCAATGACCGCGCAAGCCGCCCCGACAACATCTTGGAGGCGGAGAAGATCCTCGGCACGATCCATATCGCCCTCGGCGACAACTCCGGCTTCGGCGGCACGGTCCAAACCCCCTTCCACGAAGACTACGTCTTCTACCGCCCCACCCTCACCGCCGTGGCCGCAGACGGCACCGCCACGGTGCTCCTCCGGGACGGCAAGCTCCTTCTTCCCGACTGA
- a CDS encoding FAD-dependent oxidoreductase has product MAQVVFSSWGRTVVDNRKGGAAQEASFRLPTTVDGERSLSAFMGWDGIILFDGSVDVPAMAAEYMKRVQTQYCCGKCTPGKKGTRVLMDVLAAIVEGRASEKDLDTIEDLAELLANCKCTLCQSSTVPVLDAVKHFREDFLAYIAGIRKPAAAHRFIDKYTAPCMDRCPAHIDIPAYIEAIKEYRFDESLAVIRENMPLPSVCGRVCPHPCETHCRRKNVDEAISIMVLKRSASDYEWMHGMQPPMQPKPRKSKTVAVVGAGPAGLACAYYLALEGYPVTIYEALPEGFGGGMIAVGIPPYRQPRHLLQRDIDIIASMGVEIVYDTRIGKDISLEELKQKFDAVFLAPGAHRSKPMGVEGEDKGYKGFLKGGIDFLREAYMGRPTGMGKKVAVVGGGNTAIDCVRVALREGAEESTLLYRRSRKEMPADVWEVDGADEEGVRFEFQVLPTRVIVDASEQVTGVECVRMALGEPDASGRRRPEPVPGSEFVVECDTVIPAIGQDPDLAFIPENMGIDITKWNTVVTKYLPLKDAAGKDLKDGMGNPLSRTLITDLDGVFAGGDAEIGPLTVVACIGSGHRAAKVIQRWLEEGKATLTEDELFEDILTNLPVYDKGEAVPWLDSVARAHQSEVHGKERASYKNYQEVELGFADSHAVREAERCLRCYRVAMAAV; this is encoded by the coding sequence GTGGCACAGGTGGTTTTTTCCAGCTGGGGGAGGACGGTCGTCGACAACCGCAAGGGAGGCGCGGCCCAGGAGGCGAGCTTCAGGCTCCCGACCACCGTTGACGGGGAGCGTTCGCTGTCCGCTTTCATGGGGTGGGACGGAATAATCCTTTTCGACGGCAGCGTTGACGTGCCGGCCATGGCCGCCGAGTACATGAAGCGGGTCCAGACCCAGTACTGCTGCGGCAAGTGCACCCCGGGCAAGAAGGGAACGCGGGTCCTCATGGACGTTCTCGCCGCCATCGTCGAGGGACGGGCCAGCGAGAAGGACCTGGATACCATCGAGGATCTGGCGGAGCTGCTCGCCAATTGCAAGTGTACCCTCTGCCAGAGTTCCACCGTGCCGGTCCTCGATGCGGTGAAGCACTTTCGCGAGGATTTTCTTGCCTACATTGCAGGGATTCGCAAGCCGGCGGCCGCCCACCGGTTCATCGACAAGTACACCGCCCCCTGCATGGACCGCTGTCCCGCCCATATCGACATCCCCGCCTACATCGAGGCGATCAAGGAGTACCGGTTCGACGAGTCGCTCGCGGTGATCCGCGAGAACATGCCGCTTCCCTCGGTCTGCGGCCGCGTCTGCCCCCACCCCTGCGAGACCCACTGCCGCCGCAAAAACGTGGATGAGGCCATCAGCATCATGGTTCTCAAGCGCTCCGCCTCCGATTACGAGTGGATGCACGGCATGCAGCCTCCCATGCAGCCCAAACCCCGCAAGAGCAAGACCGTTGCCGTGGTGGGCGCCGGTCCCGCCGGCCTCGCCTGTGCATATTACCTGGCGCTCGAGGGGTATCCGGTAACAATCTACGAAGCGCTTCCCGAGGGGTTCGGCGGCGGGATGATCGCCGTCGGCATCCCCCCCTACCGCCAGCCGCGGCACCTGCTGCAGCGGGACATCGACATCATCGCCAGCATGGGGGTCGAGATCGTCTATGATACCCGCATCGGCAAGGATATTTCCCTCGAAGAGCTGAAGCAGAAGTTCGATGCGGTATTCCTGGCCCCCGGCGCCCATCGCTCCAAGCCGATGGGGGTCGAAGGGGAAGACAAGGGATACAAGGGGTTCCTCAAGGGAGGGATCGATTTCCTCCGCGAGGCCTACATGGGACGCCCCACCGGCATGGGGAAGAAGGTGGCCGTCGTCGGCGGCGGCAACACCGCCATCGACTGCGTCCGCGTCGCCCTGCGCGAGGGGGCCGAAGAGTCGACGCTGCTCTATCGCCGTTCCCGCAAGGAGATGCCGGCCGACGTCTGGGAAGTTGACGGCGCCGACGAGGAAGGGGTCCGGTTCGAATTCCAGGTCCTCCCGACCCGGGTCATCGTCGACGCCAGCGAGCAGGTGACCGGCGTCGAATGCGTCCGGATGGCCCTTGGCGAGCCCGATGCCTCCGGCCGTCGCCGTCCGGAACCGGTACCCGGCAGCGAATTCGTCGTCGAGTGCGATACGGTCATCCCGGCCATCGGCCAGGATCCGGACCTGGCGTTCATTCCGGAGAACATGGGGATCGACATCACCAAGTGGAACACCGTCGTCACCAAGTACCTGCCGCTGAAGGACGCGGCTGGGAAAGACCTCAAGGACGGCATGGGAAACCCCCTCTCCCGGACGCTCATCACCGATCTGGACGGAGTCTTCGCCGGCGGCGACGCCGAGATCGGCCCCCTCACCGTCGTGGCCTGCATCGGGAGTGGTCACCGGGCGGCGAAGGTGATTCAGCGCTGGCTGGAGGAGGGGAAGGCCACCCTCACCGAAGACGAGCTCTTCGAGGACATCCTGACCAATCTCCCGGTTTACGACAAGGGAGAGGCGGTCCCCTGGCTCGACTCGGTGGCGCGGGCGCACCAGTCCGAAGTCCATGGCAAGGAGCGGGCCAGCTACAAGAACTATCAGGAAGTCGAACTCGGCTTTGCGGACAGCCACGCAGTACGCGAAGCCGAGCGGTGCCTGCGCTGTTACCGCGTCGCCATGGCGGCGGTCTAG
- a CDS encoding molybdopterin-dependent oxidoreductase encodes MVSLTIDGKDITVAKGATILEAAELLGITIPTLCWLKKVSPTGACRVCAVEVEGVDRPMTACNTPVKDGIAVTTQSEKLSRIRQKIVELLLVNHPLDCPVCDAGGECDLQNSCYGLGASRQEYGAVLERRQIRYDWPLIESDPNRCILCEKCVKVDHEVVGCDAIAVVDRGEATVIDTVDGKPLNCEFCGNCVGVCPTGTLISKPFKFRGRPWAFTVTKSVCAFCAAGCQIEYHTRNGRVERVTSDDGNYNSGNLCINGRFGYSYANSADRLTAPMVRGASSDWNAAMGAAVTGLKEIVAKYGAGAVAGLGSPRVTNEENYLFQKLFRAGIGSSNIDSEARLGFAQAQTALREMLGLTGANATIDAIDQAAAVLVFGCDLNAEATGMEYRVIKAVTKNDAKLVLANPRGVKLKKFANSHLAYRPGSELAVIAALIKLVLEEGGEDADFIARRVTNIAELKASLSSVSVAAAAAASGVSEADLREAAKLLGGKKSVAVIFGADLMRSGGTGEKVRALANLALVLGALGKDAGGLFPVYEKTNIRGVLDMGVAPDHLPGYRGTAAASAFEKAWGRPVVAEAGKDLWQIVEGVEQGTIKALYLLGCDPTVSFPEGGRIRAALEKLELLIVQDPFPGEAAKCAHVLFPSSVAAEKNGTFTTIDGRIQALAKAVNPPGDAREDWDILTELYNRLTGAARPATPAAIMAEIAALVPGYGADVTLPAVVPTGPVTLAIGGTVAAAAPQPYTLLAGAILYHSGSTTTWSANNLEVAPEGYVEIHPADAAKLGVSDGAPLKLSSAGGSVTGKARVSNRVQPGLLFAPYHFRSLNVNTLLSRGANWAGVSVEKG; translated from the coding sequence ATGGTCAGTCTCACGATCGACGGGAAGGATATCACGGTAGCGAAGGGGGCGACGATCCTCGAGGCGGCTGAACTCCTCGGCATTACGATCCCGACTCTCTGCTGGCTGAAGAAGGTCTCCCCCACCGGGGCCTGCCGCGTCTGCGCGGTGGAGGTCGAAGGGGTCGACCGCCCCATGACCGCATGCAATACGCCGGTGAAGGACGGCATCGCCGTTACGACCCAATCGGAGAAGCTCTCGCGAATCCGCCAGAAGATCGTGGAACTGCTCCTCGTGAATCACCCCCTCGACTGTCCGGTCTGTGACGCCGGGGGCGAATGTGACCTTCAGAATTCCTGCTACGGGCTGGGAGCCTCCCGGCAGGAGTACGGAGCGGTCCTCGAACGGCGCCAGATCCGGTACGACTGGCCCCTCATCGAGAGTGACCCCAACCGCTGCATCCTCTGCGAGAAGTGCGTTAAGGTGGACCACGAGGTGGTCGGCTGCGATGCCATCGCCGTCGTGGACCGCGGAGAGGCAACGGTCATCGATACCGTGGACGGCAAACCGCTCAACTGCGAGTTCTGCGGCAACTGCGTCGGCGTCTGTCCCACCGGCACCCTCATCAGCAAGCCGTTCAAGTTCCGGGGACGCCCCTGGGCCTTCACGGTTACCAAGAGCGTTTGCGCCTTCTGCGCGGCTGGGTGCCAGATCGAGTATCACACCCGCAACGGCCGGGTGGAGCGGGTGACGAGCGACGACGGAAACTACAACAGCGGCAACCTCTGCATCAACGGGCGGTTCGGCTACAGTTACGCGAACTCGGCCGACCGGCTTACCGCGCCGATGGTTCGGGGGGCCAGCTCCGACTGGAATGCCGCCATGGGAGCCGCCGTCACCGGTCTGAAAGAGATCGTCGCGAAGTACGGAGCGGGCGCCGTGGCAGGACTCGGCTCGCCGCGGGTCACCAACGAGGAGAACTACCTCTTCCAGAAGCTTTTCCGGGCAGGGATCGGGAGCAGCAACATCGATTCCGAAGCGCGGCTCGGTTTCGCACAGGCCCAGACTGCGCTCCGCGAGATGCTCGGCCTGACCGGAGCCAACGCCACCATCGATGCCATCGATCAGGCTGCGGCGGTCCTTGTCTTTGGCTGCGACCTCAATGCCGAGGCGACCGGCATGGAGTACCGCGTCATCAAGGCGGTCACCAAGAACGACGCCAAGCTGGTCCTTGCGAACCCGCGCGGTGTGAAGCTCAAGAAGTTCGCCAACAGCCATCTGGCATACCGGCCGGGGAGCGAACTGGCGGTCATTGCCGCCCTCATTAAGCTCGTGCTTGAGGAGGGGGGAGAGGATGCGGATTTCATCGCCCGGCGGGTGACCAATATTGCCGAGCTGAAGGCATCGCTCTCTTCCGTTTCCGTTGCCGCCGCTGCTGCCGCCTCCGGCGTTTCCGAAGCCGACCTCCGGGAAGCGGCGAAGCTGCTGGGCGGGAAGAAGAGCGTTGCCGTCATCTTTGGCGCCGATCTCATGCGAAGCGGCGGTACCGGCGAAAAGGTCAGGGCGCTGGCCAATCTCGCCCTCGTGCTCGGGGCTCTCGGCAAGGATGCAGGGGGGCTGTTCCCTGTTTATGAAAAGACGAACATCCGGGGCGTTCTCGATATGGGGGTTGCCCCCGACCATCTGCCGGGCTACCGGGGAACCGCCGCAGCCTCCGCCTTCGAGAAGGCGTGGGGGAGGCCGGTTGTGGCCGAGGCGGGTAAAGACCTCTGGCAGATCGTCGAGGGGGTCGAGCAGGGAACCATCAAGGCCCTCTATCTTCTGGGCTGCGACCCGACGGTTTCGTTCCCCGAAGGGGGAAGGATCCGGGCGGCGCTGGAGAAGCTCGAACTGCTCATCGTCCAGGATCCGTTCCCCGGCGAGGCGGCGAAGTGCGCCCACGTGCTCTTCCCCTCTTCCGTGGCGGCCGAAAAGAATGGAACGTTCACTACTATCGACGGTCGGATTCAGGCCCTTGCAAAGGCGGTCAACCCGCCGGGCGACGCCCGTGAAGACTGGGACATCCTGACGGAACTTTACAACCGACTTACCGGCGCGGCGCGTCCCGCCACTCCCGCTGCCATCATGGCCGAAATTGCCGCTCTGGTCCCCGGCTACGGGGCAGACGTCACCCTTCCGGCCGTCGTGCCGACGGGGCCCGTCACCCTTGCCATCGGCGGCACTGTTGCAGCGGCAGCGCCCCAGCCGTATACCCTCCTTGCCGGGGCGATCCTCTATCACAGCGGAAGCACCACCACCTGGTCGGCGAATAACCTCGAGGTGGCACCCGAGGGATATGTGGAGATCCATCCGGCCGATGCGGCGAAGCTTGGGGTTAGCGATGGCGCTCCGCTGAAGCTCAGCAGCGCAGGCGGGAGCGTTACGGGAAAAGCGCGGGTGTCGAACCGGGTCCAGCCGGGTCTTCTGTTTGCCCCGTATCATTTCCGGAGCCTGAACGTGAACACGCTCCTTTCGCGGGGGGCGAACTGGGCGGGAGTTTCAGTGGAAAAGGGATAG
- a CDS encoding FapA family protein, with the protein MADAGPQNRGRLTFSLEGGQKLLASYTPADGEKSPFTIGAIKQAFLASGYADHFIFDNALEELLTRCNTITQPFTVAIGERRDGTFAIRCSHDGVEAYLIIAPPWGGTPVSLDQVRRGLTEKKIVTGVRHAEIEAAVASGRPQEILAASGCPPEPGTDGELISLLPEVKERIPRCAGEDGIVDYRNLGELVSVAAGTPLMRRIPPVPGTVGESVFGKEIPPPPVADVQFAQNPSGAEISPDDPNLLVAAIAGQPVLAKDCVTVEPVLTMKSVDLSSGNLSFIGSIVVTGDITAGMTVQASGDISVGGVVEAAKVEAGGNIEVNGGIIGQGEVRNARGELGEETARVSAKGSVTALFTENAVVTAGSDILVQGFVMQSELSAGNRIAVGEEGSQKGHIIGGSCQAVNRIQAITLGSHAGVHTMVCVGVDPTVREKFSTVKLKLQEKERELDEITKKLSYFTENPAKALPNQVEKTRLDREKLATAVAELSGEKKRLQKRLERVANAQITVERSVLSGVIISIGTKALQIVEDLGPTTFRLEEGEIVVSS; encoded by the coding sequence ATGGCTGACGCCGGACCGCAGAACAGGGGAAGACTGACCTTCTCGCTTGAGGGGGGACAAAAACTTCTGGCGTCCTACACTCCGGCGGACGGCGAGAAGAGCCCCTTCACCATCGGTGCGATCAAGCAGGCATTCCTGGCAAGCGGCTACGCCGACCACTTCATCTTCGACAACGCCCTCGAAGAACTCCTCACCCGCTGCAACACAATCACGCAACCCTTCACCGTCGCCATCGGCGAACGCCGTGACGGCACCTTCGCAATCCGCTGCTCCCACGACGGCGTCGAGGCATATCTCATCATAGCTCCGCCGTGGGGAGGGACTCCGGTCAGCCTCGACCAGGTCCGGCGGGGACTTACGGAGAAAAAGATCGTCACCGGGGTCCGCCACGCCGAGATCGAAGCGGCGGTCGCCTCGGGGCGTCCCCAGGAAATCCTCGCCGCCAGCGGCTGCCCCCCCGAGCCGGGCACCGACGGCGAACTCATCAGCCTCCTCCCCGAAGTCAAGGAGCGGATTCCGCGCTGCGCAGGGGAAGACGGCATCGTCGACTACCGCAACCTCGGGGAGCTCGTGAGCGTCGCCGCCGGCACCCCCCTCATGCGCCGCATCCCGCCGGTCCCCGGAACGGTGGGCGAGAGCGTCTTCGGGAAGGAAATCCCCCCGCCGCCAGTGGCCGACGTGCAGTTTGCCCAGAACCCCAGCGGTGCGGAGATATCTCCCGACGACCCCAACCTCCTGGTGGCCGCCATCGCCGGACAGCCGGTCCTCGCCAAGGATTGCGTGACCGTCGAGCCGGTCCTTACGATGAAGAGCGTCGACCTCTCCAGCGGCAACCTGTCGTTCATCGGCTCCATCGTCGTCACAGGCGACATCACGGCGGGGATGACGGTGCAGGCATCGGGCGACATCTCCGTCGGCGGGGTGGTAGAGGCGGCAAAGGTGGAGGCGGGGGGCAACATCGAGGTAAACGGCGGCATCATCGGCCAGGGGGAAGTACGCAACGCCCGCGGGGAACTGGGCGAAGAAACGGCCCGCGTCAGCGCCAAGGGATCGGTCACGGCCCTCTTTACGGAAAACGCCGTGGTCACGGCCGGGTCCGACATTCTCGTCCAGGGATTCGTCATGCAGAGCGAGCTTTCAGCCGGCAACCGGATTGCCGTGGGCGAAGAGGGGAGCCAGAAGGGGCATATCATCGGCGGCAGCTGCCAGGCGGTAAACCGCATCCAGGCGATCACCCTCGGCTCCCACGCAGGGGTCCACACCATGGTCTGCGTCGGCGTCGATCCAACCGTGCGGGAGAAGTTCTCCACCGTGAAGCTGAAGCTCCAGGAAAAGGAACGGGAATTGGACGAGATCACGAAAAAACTCTCGTACTTTACCGAAAATCCCGCCAAAGCACTCCCCAACCAAGTCGAAAAAACCCGGTTGGACCGCGAGAAACTCGCAACCGCCGTGGCGGAACTGTCCGGCGAGAAGAAACGCCTCCAGAAACGCCTCGAACGCGTCGCCAACGCCCAGATCACCGTGGAACGATCGGTACTGAGCGGCGTCATCATCTCCATCGGCACCAAGGCGCTCCAGATCGTCGAGGACCTGGGGCCGACCACGTTCCGGCTCGAAGAGGGAGAAATCGTCGTCTCATCCTGA